AGCAAAGCATACCGGAGCAGTGGTAGATTACATCCCGATCAATGAGGATGGCTTGCTCGTTGACGAAGAGGTAGATAGGTTGCTGAATTTGGAACCTAAGATCGTAAGCATTACGCAAGCATCTAACGTGCTTGGCACAATAAATGATGTGAAAGAAATTGTGGAGAAGGCGCATAAAGTAGGCGCTATCGCTGTTGTAGATGCCGCTCAATCTGTACCACATATGCGGGTAGATGTTAAGGAATTGGGGTGTGACTTCCTAGCATTTTCGGGGCATAAAGCCTTAGGTCCATTAGGTGTTGGTGTGCTCTATGGCAAAAGAGACTTGCTAAAGGACATGAACCCGTTCTTGGGAGGTGGAGATATGATCAGCAGAGTATGGTTGTCTGGTGCTGAGTGGAATGAGCTGCCTTGGAAGTTTGAGGCAGGCACCTCTTCTGCAGCTGACGTTATAGGTTTAGGCGCTGCGGTAGACTATCTGAATTCCATAGGTATGAGTAGAGTAAGAGCGCATGAGGTTAGGTTGACCGAGTACGCTTTGAAGCGGTTGTCTGAAATCTCAGATATAAGGATATACGGTCCAAGGGATTTAGATAAACGAAGCGGTGTAATATCTTTTAACCTATCTGGTATACATCCGCACGACTTGGCGACCATACTTGATGAAGAGGGTATCGCTATAAGAGCCGGGCACCAC
The window above is part of the Nitrososphaerota archaeon genome. Proteins encoded here:
- a CDS encoding cysteine desulfurase, producing the protein MYPDQLDPEIIKQDFPIFKRRIYGKPLIYLDNAATTQKPRQVIEAIREFYQNYNANVHRGVYRLSVEATEAFENARAKVARFINAKDSEIVFTKNATEALNLVAYSWGLCNLKKGDRILLTEMEHHSNIVPWQLVAKHTGAVVDYIPINEDGLLVDEEVDRLLNLEPKIVSITQASNVLGTINDVKEIVEKAHKVGAIAVVDAAQSVPHMRVDVKELGCDFLAFSGHKALGPLGVGVLYGKRDLLKDMNPFLGGGDMISRVWLSGAEWNELPWKFEAGTSSAADVIGLGAAVDYLNSIGMSRVRAHEVRLTEYALKRLSEISDIRIYGPRDLDKRSGVISFNLSGIHPHDLATILDEEGIAIRAGHH